One Fusarium poae strain DAOMC 252244 chromosome 4, whole genome shotgun sequence DNA window includes the following coding sequences:
- a CDS encoding hypothetical protein (MEROPS:MER0033198~CAZy:CE10) — protein MTRMMLLNRDCVVTDRGGIIENTHGVHIAVTDTKGNILYSAGNPSRVTLSRSAAKPAQAVAVIETGAVQKFGFDDADLALMCASHNSEDFHIARAKNMLSKIRAEEKDLRCGGHPAISEEVNQAWIKAGFEPTGICNNCSGKHVAMMAGAETLGAEVQNYHQFDHPMQLEVKRVVEELSLDPKQIGWGVDGCNLPAPAYPLYDMANSFAIFAEAADAVKTHVATTQRTYNLARVFDAMTQYPEQVGGTGRFCTVLMQSYKGQLFGKVGADACYGVGIRESADTRRLGATGAIGIAAKVEDGNLEILYAVVAEVLEQLRVGTAEQRAELDDFHHLKRKNTMDVVTGLIISAISPKANTLNGTYTGKHLSGWDQDAFLGIPYAQPPTGNLRFKWPQSLNISFDEERTATEYGDSCMQYTQNWTMSEDCLSINVIRPAGKPKKLLPVLVWVYGGGLYAGSSADPQYNLSGIVKVSQDMKEPVLAVSFNYRLGMWGFLQNFNLLKEGNANAGLLDQRLALRWIQENIEAFGGDPERVVVWGESAGAQSIAYQMFSFDGRDKKLYRGAILESGGITGAQIHDLSYYNVAFENLTRTVGCWDRKDQLSCLRELDEKTLYAARPSLTWNPLIDGTFLKGYPSQLIQGKRFVSVPSIIGANTDEGFCVGAANTTEDLFYEAFRWRNYALSAPTIRKLLELYPDDPCHQPPYHITNCSRPVGNYQGRRSCAIGGDIAMISGRRKLTELFTESDQVVYSYRFDQRWYQRPEWEGVKHFDNVAFSFQNISGLLGPSPEYDSHAKLAHSIGQAYVRFVNNLDPNPLGSSKGNLPKWPTYNMLNPKNMVFNATKNWVEDDTWRKEQIEFINRYEVARELYG, from the exons ATGACACGAATGATGCTGCTCAACCGAGATTGCGTGGTTACTGATCGAGGTGGCATTATCGAAAACACCCATGGAGTACACATCGCAGTGACCGACACAAAAGGAAACATCCTCTATTCAGCTGGAAACCCTTCTCGAGTAACTCTTTCTCGATCAGCAGCCAAGCCAGCTCAGGCTGTAGCTGTCATAGAGACCGGTGCAGTTCAAAAATTTGGATTCGATGATGCTGATTTGGCTCTTATGTGTGCTTCACACAACAGTGAAGACTTTCACATTGCGCGCGCCAAGAATATGCTCAGCAAGATCAGAGCCGAGGAAAAGGATCTCCGATGTGGCGGTCATCCTGCAATTTCAGAGGAAGTGAATCAAGCATGGATCAAGGCTGGATTTGAACCGACAGGCATCTGTAACAATTGTTCTGGAAAACATGTTGCTATGATGGCGGGCGCTGAAACATTGGGCGCCGAAGTTCAAAACTACCACCAATTCGATCACCCTATGCAACTTGAAGTCAAGAGAGTTGTAGAAGAATTGTCCCTCGACCCGAAACAAATTGGATGGGGCGTTGATGGTTGTAACCTCCCAGCGCCAGCGTATCCTCTCTATGACATGGCAAACAGTTTTGCAATCTTTGCAGAAGCAGCCGACGCTGTTAAAACTCATGTGGCAACAACACAGAGGACTTACAACCTCGCACGCGTTTTCGACGCCATGACACAATATCCTGAGCAAGTCGGTGGAACTGGACGTTTTTGCACTGTACTCATGCAGAGCTACAAGGGGCAACTGTTCGGCAAGGTTGGTGCCGATGCTTGTTACGGAGTCGGTATCCGAGAATCAGCAGATACTCGACGTCTTGGGGCAACAGGTGCAATCGGTATTGCTGCAAAGGTCGAGGATGGAAATCTTGAGATTTTATACGCAGTAGTCGCTGAAGTCCTCGAACAGCTGAGAGTCGGAACAGCGGAGCAGagggcagagctcgatgatTTTCACCACCTGAAGAGGAAAAACACGATGGATGTTGTCACGGGGCTG ATAATCAGTGCCATTTCACCAAAAGCCAATACCTTAAACGGAACATATACCGGCAAACATCTTTCCGGTTGGGACCAAGATGCATTTCTTGGAATTCCCTATGCTCAACCACCAACAGGGAATCTGAGGTTCAAATGGCCACAGAGCCTGAACATTTCCTTCGACGAAGAACGCACGGCGACTGAATATGGCGACAGTTGCATGCAATACACACAGAATTGGACCATGTCTGAAGATTGTCTTTCTATCAACGTTATTAGACCAGCAGGGAAGCCCAAGAAGCTCCTCCCAGTCTT AGTTTGGGTTTATGGAGGCGGTTTATACGCCGGTAGCTCAGCGGATCCTCAGTACAACCTATCAGGAATCGTCAAAGTCAGCCAAGATATGAAAGAGCCTGTTTTAGCCGTCAGTTTCAATTATAGACTTGGCATGTGGGGATTTCTTCAAAATTTCAACCTTCTCAAAGAAGGGAATGCCAATGCTGGCCTATTGGATCAGAGACTTGCTCTCCGCTGGATCCAAGAGAACATTGAGGCCTTTGGAGGAGATCCGGAGCGAGTTGTTGTGTGGGGCGAGAGTGCAGGAGCACAGTCTATTGCTTATCAGATGTTCAGTTTTGATGGCCGAGATAAGAAGCTGTATCGTGGAGCTATTCTTGAGAGCGGTGGGATCACAGGCGCACAA ATCCACGACCTAAGCTACTACAACGTGGCTTTTGAAAATCTCACGCGAACAGTTGGTTGCTGGGACAGGAAAGATCAATTGTCGTGTCTTCGAGAACTCGACGAGAAGACATTATATGCAGCACGTCCTTCCTTGACTTGGAACCCTTTGATCGATGGCACATTCCTCAAGGGATATCCAAGCCAACTCATCCAGGGAAAAAGATTCGTCTCCGTACCAAGCATAATTGGAGCCAACACTGACGAAGGCTTTTGTGTGGGAGCAGCTAATACAACAGAGGATCTCTTCTATGAAGCTTTCCGATGGCGAAACTACGCCTTGAGTGCTCCGACAATTCGAAAGTTACTTGAGCTTTACCCCGACGATCCTTGTCACCAACCACCATACCACATCACGAATTGCTCTCGGCCTGTAGGCAATTACCAAGGCCGAAGATCATGTGCAATTGGTGGTGATATCGCCATGATATCTGGACGCCGAAAGTTGACCGAGCTATTCACAGAGTCAGACCAGGTCGTATACAGTTACCGCTTCGACCAAAGGTGGTACCAGAGACCTGAATGGGAGGGTGTTAAACACTTCGACAACGTCGCTTTCAGCTTCCAAAATATATCTGGTCTCCTTGGCCCAAGCCCCGAGTATGATAGTCACGCTAAGCTTGCTCACAGTATTGGACAAGCGTACGTGAGATTTGTCAACAACCTCGATCCCAACCCACTAGGATCAAGTAAGGGGAATCTGCCAAAGTGGCCAACGTATAATATGTTGAACCCTAAGAACATGGTTTTCAATGCCACTAAAAATTGGGTAGAGGATGACACTTGGAGAAAAGAGCAAATTGAGTTTATCAATCGCTATGAGGTTGCAAGGGAGTTGTATGGGTAA
- a CDS encoding hypothetical protein (BUSCO:44954at5125): MAIGIFSNPAIIDHSGVPNVGPCQRNRFEELVVRLKDALGPSSGLASEDVDIDYLQRLMEGYDSSDNQWGRYAFGDSSRGYTRNLVDEGNGKSNLLVLVWSPGQGSPIHDHGKAHCLMKILRGDLTETRYAFPENNQEGPMKVITETTYKSGEVAYMSDDLGLHRVSNRGSDFAVSLHLYTPPNVAKKGCHIFDENTGRKSHVPGCHYYSAYGRLLKE; encoded by the exons ATGGCTATCGGAATCTTCTCCAACCCTGCGATCATTGACCACAGTGGGGTTCCCAATGTCGGTCCCTGCCAGCGTAATCGATTTGAAGAACTCGTAGTCCGCCTGAAGGACGCTCTTGGTCCATCATCAGGCTTGGCCTCGGAAGATGTGGACATCGATTATCTCCAACGATTGATGGAGGGCTACGATAGCTCCGATAATCAATGGGGTCGGTATGCCTTTGGCGACAGTAGCAGGGGCTATACCCGCAACCTCGTTGACGAGGGAAACGGCAAGAGTAATCTG CTTGTCCTCGTCTGGTCTCCAGGACAAGGATCACCTATCCACGATCATGGAAAGGCGCACTGCTTGATGAAGATTCTCCGCGGCGATCTGACCGAGACTCGATACGCTTTCCCGGAAAACAATCAAGAGGGGCCGATGAAAGTCATAACCGAGACGACATACAAGTCGGGCGAGGTGGCATATATGAGCGATGACCTTGGTCTTCACCGTGTCTCAAATCGTGGCAGCGACTTTGCTGTCTCCTTGCATT TATACACTCCTCCAAACGTAGCCAAGAAAGGGTGCCATATCTTCGATGAGAATACAGGACGAAAGAGCCATGTGCCAGGCTGTCACTACTACTCAGCATATGGGCGGCTGCTCAAGGAGTAG
- a CDS encoding hypothetical protein (TransMembrane:10 (i36-54o60-84i105-123o135-159i171-191o203-227i239-257o284-309i321-341o347-367i)) produces MVQAACNGSSPKPCESTLPCKEETGWRRVIRNFTPSWFAVNMGTGIVSILLHNLPYNAIWLQYISYIFFGLNVVLFTVFTALSIARYTLYPTIWSAMISHPGQSLFLGCFPMGLATIINMMVFSCKHWGDWVIYLAWSLWWFDVWISVATCVSMPFIVMHRHRPGLENITAALLLPIVPAVVAAATGGIVAEELANHNHALTTMIASYVLWGIGESFSAIVLALYFHRLTIHSIPPKEVIVSVFLPIGPLGQGGFGIQQLGKVAMHVVPKSNAFGEVAVRAGEMLYVLGVFFGIVMWGFALVWLSFALISIAMMPNVPRNLGAWGYTFPLGVLATCSNALAENLDSDFFKVATMIISLAVVLLWVVVATRTIKLAITGEMFHAPCLKDLREKSQAAGSDRRV; encoded by the exons ATGGTTCAGGCGGCCTGTAACGGCTCTTCTCCGAAACCATGCGAGTCAACCCTACCGTGTAAGGAGGAAACCGGATGGAGGagggttattcgcaacttCACGCCTTC ATGGTTTGCAGTCAATATGGGCACTGGTATCGTGTCCATACTACTACATAACCTTCCATATAATGCGATATGGCTCCAGTATATATCGTATATATTCTTTGGGCTCAATGTCGTTCTCTTCACTGTGTTTACTGCCTTGTCCATCGCTCGATACACTTTGTACCCAACCATCTGGTCTGCCATGATCTCACATCCTGGCCAGTCTCTGTTCCTTGGCTGCTTCCCTATGGGACTTGCGA CTATCATAAATATGATGGTGTTCAGCTGTAAGCACTGGGGTGACTGGGTTATCTATCTAGCCTGGAGCTTATGGTGGTTCGACGTCTGGATTTCCGTCGCTACTTGCGTCAGCATGCCCTTTATAGTCATGCACCGCCATCGTCCTGGCCTCGAAAACATCACTGCGGCTCTGCTGCTTCCAATTGTACCGGCTGTCGTTGCAGCCGCAACGGGCGGCATAGTTGCTGAGGAGCTCGCCAACCACAACCACGCTCTGACGACTATGATAGCCTCTTATGTACTTTGGGGAATTGGGGAATCATTCTCGGCTATTGTGCTGGCGCTATACTTCCACCGACTCACGATCCATTCCATCCCACCTAAGGAGGTTATTGTCAGCGTCTTCCTACCAATAGGACCTCTTGGACAAGGAGGATTCGGAATCCAGCAGCTTGGAAAGGTGGCCATGCACGTGGTTCCCAAGAGTAATGCCTTTGGCGAAGTTGCTGTGCGAGCTGGCGAGATGTTGTATGTTCTAGGGGTCTTCTTTGGTATTGTGATGTGGGGGTTTGCACTCGTGTGGCTGTCCTTCGCACTTATCAGCATCGCTATGATGCCAAATGTACCACGCAATTTGGGAGCTTGGGGTTATACGTTTCCACTCGGTGTGTTGGCAACGTGCTCCAATGCTCTAGCGGAGAATCTTGACAGTGATTTTTTCAAGGTTGCTACGATG ATCATCTCGCTCGCGGTTGTCTTACTATGGGTTGTTGTTGCGACCCGAACTATTAAGCTTGCCATCACAGGAGAAATGTTTCATGCGCCTTGTTTGAAGGACCTTCGAGAGAAGTCACAAGCTGCGGGATCAGATAGAAGAGTTTAG
- a CDS encoding hypothetical protein (BUSCO:6432at5125): MDWANHSSPSRLDLFVDELVDVWHLHRTPILFTGCIILVAIRIYFQFNGQKTEIVAFKKAYEEPVKPKVVAEEVKVEQVQIEEKTPTTEPVEEKKNAKSQGPRRIKGGLARKPSKKTDEEKDLTRPVLPLIFFCSVTTKTAKIAQEYVEKLGGKLDELSKQSGRQYLKPETRDLTEIDFDDYFLTPYKAHGDVDLFYLFLIPSYNIDTINDTFLEHLQETHHDFRIDTAPLSSILGYSVFGFGDKENWPTEADGFCFQAKEVDKWMAKLTGRKRAYPVGMGDMQSDHEERLQEWTQGVEEVIEYVARTGNLGEGLPGSGAADESDVEDIAEDEDDGEVIIEDDATDKKTKGGRDLDDVEDLGRMIRKDDGSTVQKTPLAVDFTNYGSSTKKAVPQGPKKMVAEESPTYKALTKQGYAIVGSHSGVKTCRWTKSALRGRGSCYKWSFYGIASHQCMETTPSLSCSNKCVFCWRHGTNPVGTTWRWVVDPPDLIFDGVKTNHYKKIKMLRGMPGVRAERFAEAMQIRHCALSLVGEPIFYPYINEFLGMLHAERISSFLVCNAQHPDQLADLKAVTQLYVSIDAADKESLRRIDRPLHRDFWERFNRCLDILREKRFSHRTVFRLTLVKGFNVEEEAEGYARLVEQGLPCFVEVKGVTYCGTSTSSNAGLSMSNVPFYWEVCDFVKALEKRLKEKGLKYGIAAEHAHSCCILLASERFYVDEKWHTLIDYKKFFELLEERGPGNFTPEEYMGAPTPEWALWGNGGFDPRDDRVDRKGRKIEAS; this comes from the exons ATGGATTGGGCGAATCACTCGTCGCCTTCGCGCCTCGACTTGTTTGTCGATG AATTGGTCGATGTCTGGCACCTCCATCGAACGCCTATTCTCTTTACCGGTTGTATTATTCTCGTCGCTATTCGGATTTACTTCCAGTTCAATGGTCAAAAGACAGAAATAGTCGCTTTCAAGAAGGCTTACGAAGAACCCGTCAAGCCAAAGGTCGTGGCCGAAGAAGTCAAGGTTGAACAAGTTCAAATCGAAGAAAAGACCCCCACCACTGAGCCCGTCGAGGAGAAAAAGAATGCCAAATCTCAGGGGCCCCGACGAATCAAGGGTGGGCTAGCCAGAAAACCATCGAAGAAAACGGACGAAGAAAAGGATCTCACTCGACCTGTTCTACCTCTCATCTTCTTTTGTTCTGTTACGACCAAGACGGCCAAGATTGCTCAAGAATACGTTGAAAAGCTGGGAGGAAAGTTGGACGAGCTTTCCAAGCAGTCAGGTCGACAATACCTTAAGCCCGAAACCCGGGATCTTACCGAGATTGACTTCGATGATTACTTCCTCACTCCCTACAAGGCGCACGGTGATGTCGACCTCTTCTACCTCTTTCTGATCCCCAGCTACAACATTGACACCATCAACGACACCTTCCTCGAGCATCTTCAGGAGACTCACCATGACTTCCGAATTGATACGGCGCCTCTATCCAGTATTCTGGGTTACTCGGTTTTCGGTTTCGGTGACAAGGAGAATTGGCCTACTGAAGCGGATGGTTTCTGTTTTCAAGCCAAGGAAGTCGACAAATGGATGGCTAAGCTTACTGGTCGCAAGAGAGCTTACCCTGTTGGAATGGGTGACATGCAAAGTGATCATGAAGAACGTCTGCAGGAATGGACACAGGGTGTCGAAGAAGTTATCGAATATGTCGCTCGCACCGGAAACTTGGGAGAAGGACTTCCTGGCAGTGGGGCAGCCGACGAAAGTGATGTCGAGGACATTgctgaagacgaagacgatggCGAAGTCATTATTGAAGACGACGCTACCGATAAAAAGACAAAGGGTGGAAGGGATCTTGACGATGTCGAGGATCTTGGACGCATGATTCGAAAGGATGATGGTTCAACCGTCCAGAAAACCCCTCTCGCTGTTGATTTCACCAACTATGGATCTTCCACAAAAAAAGCAGTTCCCCAAGGACCTAAAAAGATGGTCGCCGAGGAATCGCCTACATACAAAGCACTCACCAAACAAGGTTACGCTATTGTCGGATCCCACTCTGGGGTTAAGACATGTCGATGGACAAAATCAGCTCTCCGTGGACGCGGCTCCTGTTACAAATGGTCATTCTACGGTATCGCGAGTCATCAATGTATGGAAACAACCCCTTCGCTCTCCTGCTCGAACAAGTGTGTCTTCTGCTGGCGTCACGGCACAAACCCAGTTGGAACAACATGGCGATGGGTTGTGGATCCCCCTGATCTCATCTTTGACGGCGTCAAAACGAACCATTACAAGAAGATTAAAATGCTACGTGGCATGCCTGGTGTGCGAGCTGAGCGATTCGCCGAAGCTATGCAGATCAGACACTGCGCTCTGTCGCTTGTCGGAGAACCCATCTTTTATCCCTACATCAATGAATTCCTTGGCATGTTACATGCCGAACGTATTTCCTCCTTCCTTGTCTGCAATGCTCAGCATCCCGACCAGCTTGCCGATCTCAAAGCCGTAACTCAGCTATACGTATCTATTGATGCAGCTGATAAGGAATCACTACGGAGAATTGACAGGCCTCTCCATAGAGACTTCTGGGAACGCTTCAACCGCTGCCTTGACATTCTTCGTGAAAAGCGCTTCAGCCACCGAACCGTGTTTCGGTTGACGCTCGTCAAGGGTTTCAAcgttgaggaggaggccgAGGGATACGCGCGACTCGTGGAACAAGGTTTGCCATGCTTTGTCGAAGTCAAAGGCGTGACATACTGCGGCACATCAACCTCATCGAATGCCGGCCTGAGCATGTCTAATGTTCCCTTTTACTGGGAGGTTTGCGACTTtgtcaaggctctcgagAAACGTTTGAAGGAAAAGGGGCTGAAGTATGGCATTGCTGCTGAGCATGCTCACAGCTGCTGTATTCTTTTGGCTAGCGAGAGATTTTATGTCGATGAAAAGTGGCACACTTTGATCGACTACAAGAAGTTCTTTGAACTTCTCGAGGAGCGTGGACCTGGAAACTTTACCCCAGAGGAATACATGGGGGCGCCAACTCCCGAGTGGGCTTTGTGGGGTAACGGAGGTTTCGATCCTCGTGATGACCGAGTAGACAGAAAGGGACGAAAGATTGAAGCATCATAA
- a CDS encoding hypothetical protein (TransMembrane:1 (o425-444i)): MPDKRIQDQNNTPRAPAADQVSSAAPQGDNEPTKKRRRRILSCDACRRLKTRCEIEYGSDTCSRCRNLRITCLKSDDLEKPNGPSEMNANTQSDLVKSLHQKVLNLESSIQDMKLQLADLQPQSQREQAQPQIEQHNISPAISTNDRVLVDQVEPADQHVHAAPAEVIRRVACQVVGDYRRAFHTKEDVVSIGMLSSATADSLVKAFVKRRRHVLFIDSESDLVTRGTLIQTSPFLHAVCCTHEMRYTHRHQPDALKHRQVYEHVRAMLGQVMLASPLHLEEITGVLISSLFAGSPSFEAEYVDSWLLSGHCAQQAMLCIQFSDIIKRNSAGTSTMLDLRSMRLWANVCLVHLHWSATTGRPSILPGSYLSQCRNLLNFEQATIRDAMLFAEVSLYCTLQQNVCGRYDFASDGSCEMFTPWKQKWGYLLELPTGLILNLSYWIANMILAKRSLDEIEARALSAPTSVSPQTPHGNTAQFQSIPTKDLQDRVYELSFRVTLAFVGIPSTSSGDLPEFHSLCVAYSMLILCQYDALPSSIFKNELFSALSEVKRRCNGSNSYSVAVEFSAERALERLRTDPHPVTTTESVGQQAHFNGPLVHSQNAGANRANVNINEAGLDNLDFFFNGGYLDILEIENFLL; encoded by the exons ATGCCAGACAAAAGAATCCAAGATCAAAACAATACTCCACGAGCACCCGCAGCCGATCAGGTTTCAAGTGCGGCACCACAAGGAGATAATGAACCTACCAAAAAACGACGACGTCGAATCCTCTCCTGCGACGCTTGCCGAAGACTCAAGACAAGATGTGAAATCGAATATGGCTCAGATACTTGCTCAAGATGTCGCAATCTGAGGATTACCTGCCTGAAAAGCGATGATCTAGAGAAGCCGAATGGGCCCAGCGAGATGAATGCAAATACACAGTCAGATCTCGTAAAAAG TCTCCACCAAAAGGTTTTGAATCTCGAGAGCTCAATACAAGACATGAAACTGCAATTAGCGGATCTTCAGCCTCAGTCTCAAAGAGAACAGGCACAGCCACAGATAGAACAGCACAACATCTCACCTGCAATATCAACCAACGATCGAGTCCTAGTTGACCAGGTCGAACCGGCTGACCAACACGTTCATGCTGCCCCGGCAGAAGTCATCAGAAGGGTGGCTTGCCAAGTGGTAGGGGACTATAGAAGAGCATTCCACACCAAAGAAGACGTTGTGTCGATAGGAATGCTAAGCTCTGCAACTGCAGACTCTCTAGTCAAAGC CTTTGTAAAACGACGTCGACATGTTCTTTTTATAGATAGCGAGAGCGATTTGGTCACAAGAGGGACTTTGATTCAGACCTCTCCATTTCTTCATGCAGTATGCTGCACACATGAGATGAGATATACGCACCGGCATCAGCCCGATGCGTTGAAACACAGACAAGTTTACGAGCACGTGAGGGCAATGTTGGGACAGGTGATGCTCGCAAGTCCTTTGCACCTGGAAGAAATAACCGGTGTTCTTATAAGCTCGCTCTTTGCAGGGTCGCCATCT TTTGAGGCGGAATATGTTGACAGTTGGCTTTTGAGTGGACATTGTGCCCAACAAGCTATGTTGTGCATCCAGTTCTCAGACATCATTAAGCGAAATAGTGCAGGTACTTCTACCATGCTCGATCTTCGTTCAATGCGGCTCTGGGCCAACGTTTGCTTAGTGCACCTACA TTGGTCAGCTACTACAGGAAGGCCATCGATACTGCCAGGATCCTATCTCAGCCAGTGTAGAAATCTGCTTAACTTTGAGCAGGCAACAATACGTGATGCAATGCTGTTCGCCGAGGTATCTCTGTACTGTACGCTTCAGCAGAATGTCTGTGGACGGTATGACTTTGCCAGTGATGGCAGTTGTGAGATGTTCACACCCTGGAAGCAGAAATGGGGTTATCTTCTCG AACTCCCTACAGGCCTGATACTGAATCTCAGTTATTGGATCGCAAACATGATCTTGGCTAAACGATCTCTGGATGAAATTGAAGCTCGTGCCTTAAGCGCTCCGACATCCGTCTCCCCACAAACACCCCACGGAAACACGGCACAATTTCAATCTATACCGACAAAGGATTTGCAAGATCGCGTGTACGAATTGAGTTTCCGAGTCACGCTAGCTTTCGTGGGGATTCCAAGCACAAGCTCGGGAGACCTGCCCGAATTTCATTCCTTGTGTGTCGCGTACTCCATGCTCATTCTCTGTCAGTACGATGCGTTGCCTTCTTCTATATTCAAGAACGAACTCTTCTCTGCCTTAAGCGAAGTAAAACGCCGCTGTAATGGATCAAATTCATATTCTGTGGCAGTTGAGTTCAGTGCTGAAAGGGCTCTAGAGAGGCTCAGAACAGATCCCCATCCCGTTACCACAACAGAGTCGGTGGGACAACAAGCTCACTTCAATGGCCCTCTTGTTCACTCTCAGAATGCTGGAGCCAACAGGGCAAACGTGAATATCAATGAGGCGGGACTTGATAATCTGGACTTCTTTTTCAATGGCGGATATTTAGACATTCTAGAGATTGAAAATTTCCTTCTCTAG
- the TOM20 gene encoding mitochondrial import receptor subunit tom20 (TransMembrane:1 (o6-28i)~BUSCO:55180at5125), whose translation MVQTSALVTASVATAAAAILGYAAYFDYQRRNQAEFRRNLRRNERKQARVAKEEAEASTQQQRQSIRSRVQEANEDGFPSGVEEREAFFNEQVMAGEMLSQDPSKALESALAFYKGLKVYPAPSDLIRIYDSTVPKPILDILAEMIAYDSSLDVRASAAPAGINLSDIPNVGLD comes from the exons ATGGTTCAGACTTCAGCTTTGGTGACGGCATCTGTCGctaccgccgccgccgccattcTCG GTTACGCCGCCTACTTCGACTACCAACGTCGAAACCAGGCCGAGTTCCGCCGAAACTTGAGGAGAAACGAGCGCAAGCAGGCCCGAGTCGCGAAGGAGGAGGCCGAGGCTTCTACTCAGCAACAACGCCAGAGCATCCGCTCCAGGGTTCAGGAGGCAAACGAGGACGGTTTCCCCTCTGGCGTTGAGGAGCGGGAAGCTTTCTTTAATGAGCAGGTTATGGCTGGAGAGATGCTCAGCCAAGATC CTTCCAAAGCTCTTGAGTCTGCTCTGGCCTTTTACAAGGGTCTCAAGGTCTACCCTGCTCCTAGCGACCTGATCCGAATTTATGACAGCACTGTTCCCAAG CCTATATTAGACATCCTCGCTGAGATGATCGCATACGACTCATCTCTTGATGTCAGAGCCTCCGCCGCTCCTGCCGGCATCAACCTTTCCGACATTCCCAACGTTGGTCTTGATTAA
- a CDS encoding hypothetical protein (SECRETED:SignalP(1-18)) → MSITKLLAAAFFVSFVEAVPAQKPCRVSYFRHGLTSLIDQEFQYLGKPGHFVRFLKNETINQVYQESTTTGLFGMWTRV, encoded by the exons ATGAGTATCACCAAACTCTTGGCTGCCGCCTTCTTCGTGTCATTTGTTGAAGCTGTTCCGGCTCAGAAGCCT TGTCGAGTCTCCTACTTCAGGCATGGCTTGACAAGCCTGATTGACCAGGAGTTCCAGTACCTCGGCAAGCCAGGCCATTTTGTCCGTTTTCTCAAAAACGAAACCATCAACCAAGTATACCAAGAAAGCACAACAACTGGTCTCTTTGGGATGTGGACTCGT GTATAG